CGCCATCCTCCGAGGGAACAGACATCGTCGATCGCGATGACGCGCGATGGTTATCGGCGTCCGGGATTTCGCAACCTTGCGCACGAAATTCGATCGCGCCACATGGTAGCTCGGATCGAAGCCATAGAAATTGCGGCGCATGTGCTCGAGCTCCTCGGCGCGATAGAGTGCGAGCGGCTTGTCGGCCTCGTCGGCGTCACGGAGGCGGACCTTGCCGGCGATGCGAGCCGACCAGTCGGGCTCGTCGACGAGCGCCTCGGCGCGCCCCATCACCGAACGCGTGAACGACGCGCGCGCTCCCGCAATACTGTCATCGGCCAGACCCAGCGCGACCGCTTCGGCCGCCCCGACCGGCAAACGCGCTTCGGTTACGTTTCGGGCGGCGGCGAGCCCGGCCCTTCGCGGCAACAGATACGTCCACAATTCCGACCCGAACAGATTGCCCATGTCCTTGTAATGCGGATTGAGCACCACGCCGTCGCGCAACCACACAAGATCGGCGGTGCGCGCGAGAAACACCCCGCCGGCGCCGGCATTGCCGCCGAGCGCGGCGACGGTCAGTTGGTTCCGGGTGCGCACGATGGCCTCGGCCAGATCGTCAAGCGCATTGATATTGGCCCACGACTCGTCCGCCGGGCTGCGCGCCGCCTCGATCAGGTTGAGGTCCATGCCGTTGGACCAGAACTCCGTGCCGCCGAGCAGCACGATGACTTTGGTGGGACGTCTGGTCGCCATGCGATAGGCGGCCAACAGGCGCCTGGTCGCCTCGGTGCCCATGGCCCCGTTGTAGAAGTCGAAATGAAGCATGCCGACAGCGCCGGCCTCACGGTAGGCGATCTCGCCGAAGCCGGTCGGCGCATCGACCGGGACAACGGGCAATCCTGCGACCTCGCGCGCCAGCACGTGGGTTGCGGGCAGCTTGAAGGGATGTTCGCCGGCCGGCTCGCGAAGGTGACCGATCCACACCGCTCCATTGATCGTCGCACGCGCGATCGCCGGACCCGACCACGCCACGACCGAGCCGGGCGGCCCAGCCAAACCCGTCGCGGCCTTGCCGTTGTAGAGATGGACAATGCGGTCGAACATCCGGTCCCGGACGCCGGGATTGCCGTCGCCGCTGCGGATTTTCGCCAGCACGCGAGCCGTTGTGTCGGAGGACCAGTCGATGGCACGATCGACCTGACTCATGGCGGGGCGCTGGCGGCCGCGCACCCCTGCTGCTGCAGGGGCGACCCGTTCGGGTGCGAATCCCCCCTTCGCGAAGCGATCGACCGCCTCGAGCACGGCCGCAACCGCCGCCTCCGTCACTTCGTCGCGATAGAGGCTCGACTTGGCTACGTCCCGCATCGGGAACTCGCAAGAGGCCCACACCGGGCCGGCGTCCATCTCCGCTTCCGCCTGCAACACCGTGACGCCCCAACTGGTCTCCGACTCGAGGATCGCCCAGTCCAGCGACGAGGGCCCGCGATCGCCCCTGATACCCGGATGGACAATGAAGCACGGCACCCGGCGCCACACGCTCTCGGCGATCGCCCGCTTCAGGAACGGCGCGATGACGAGATCGGGACCGGCGAGCTCGACGGCCTCGCGCGTCACGGCGTCGTTGATGTCGAGCTCGACCGTAACGTCATGCCCCCGCTCCCGCAGTTCGACGAACAGCCGCTGCGCGAGGCTGTTGAAGGCGTGGGTGAGGAGCAGGATGCGCATGGCGTCAACAGATCCTTGGCAATTGTTCGCCGGCGAGCCAGTCGACAATGCGCTCGCCGCCGAACGCGGTCCGCATCTGGACGAAGGCGAGATCGTCGGCGACGGCCTCGCCGATCTTCGCCGCCTCTTGCCCGAGAGGATGGGCGCGCATGACGGCCAGCAGGCGATCGGCGTCGGCCGGCGCGCAGATTGCGATGAGCTTGCCTTCGTTGGCAATATAAAGCGGATCGAGGCCGAGCAGCTCGCACGCGGCCCGCACGTCGGCCTTCATCGGGATCGCCGCCTCGTCGAGCCGCAATCCGACTCGCGATTGCTGGGCGATCTCGTTCAGCGTGGAGGCGAGCCCGCCCCGCGTCGGGTCGCGCAGCACCCGGATGCCCGGCACGGCCGCCACCATGTCGGCAACGAGACCATGCAGCGCGGCGCTGTCCGACACGATTTCGGTCTCGAAGGCCAGGTTCTCGCGCTTCGACAGGATAGCGACCCCGTGGTCGCCGATGCTGCCATTGAGCAGAATGACGTCGCCCGGTCGCGCCTTGTCGCCCGAGACATCGACACCTTCGGGAATGACGCCGACCCCGGTCGTTGTGATGAACACCCCGTCACCCTTGCCGCGCTCTACCACCTTGGTGTCACCGGTGACGATCGACACGCCAGCGAGCCGCGACGCCGCCGCCATGGAAACGACGATGCGCTCGAGATCAGCAAGCGGAAAGCCCTGCTCCAGGATGAATGCCGCGGACAGATAGAGCGGACGGGCACCGGCCATGGCGACGTCGTTGATGGTGCCATGCACGGCGAGCGAGCCGATATCTCCACCGGGGAAGAAGATCGGCGAGACCACGTGCCCGTCGGTACTGATGACCAGACGGCCGGCAGGCGGCTGAAACGCCGCCTGGTCGTTGCCGGCGCGAAGCATCGGGTTGTCGAAGTGTCGCACGAACAACGCCTGCACCAGTTCGGCCGTGGCCCGGCCGCCGCTGCCGTGCATCATATCGACGGATCCCGAGAGCGGGACCGCGCCGCCGACGAAGCGAGCATCATGCGCGGTCATGCGGCGGCCTCCGTGGAGCGCGCGGCCGGCCGGGCCTGTTGACGGAAGCGGCCATAGCTCCAATAGGCGGCGCAGGCGCCCTCGGAGGAGACCATGCAGGATCCGATCGGGCTCTCCGGCGTGCAGACCGTGCCGAACAGCTTGCAGTCGGTGGGCTTCTTGGCGCCACGCAGGATCGAGGGGCACTCGCAGCTCTTGGCATCGCGGGCGGGCTTGGTCTCGACGCCGAACCGCAGCTCGGCGTCGAACGCGGCGAATTGCGGCCGGATGCGCAACGCGCTGTAGGGTACGAGTCCAAGGCCGCGCCACTCGAACGAAGACCGCAGCTCGAAGACCTCGGCGACGAGCGCCTGTGCCTTGCGATTGCCTTCGCGTGTGACGACACGGGCATACTGGTTCTCGACCTCGTGCCGGCCGTCATTGAGCTGGCGGATAATCATCAGCGTCGCTTGCATCACGTCGAGCGGCTCGAATCCGGCAATCACCACCGGGCGTTGATACTCCTGCGCGAAGAACTCGTAGGGTTGACTGCCGATCACGGAGCTGACATGCGAGGGACCGAGGAAACCGTCGATCGCCACCGTGCCGATTTCGCGCACCTCGGGGCTTTCGAGGATATGCGTGATCGCGGCAGGTGTCAGCACGTGATTGCAGAACACCGAGAAATTCTTCAGTCCGGCCGCGGCGGCCTGCTTCAGCACGACAGCCGTCGGCGGTGTCGTCGTCTCAAATCCGATGGCGAACAGAACCACTTCGCGATCGGGATTTTCGACCGCGATGCGCAACGCATCCTGCGTCGAATAGATCATCCGGACGTCGGCGCCTTCGGCTTTGGCCTTGAGCAGGCTGCGCCGCCCGGTGGCAGGCACCCGCATCATGTCACCATAGGTACACAGCGTCACCCTCGGATCGCCGGCGAGTTCGAGGGCGTTATCGACGCGGCCGATCGGCAGCACGCAGACCGGACAGCCCGGACCATGCACGAAGCGCAGATTGGCCGGCATCAGATCCTGCACACCGTAGCGAAAGATCGCATGGGTATGCCCGCCGCAGAATTCCATGACATTGTAGGTGTGTGACGGATCGGCCTCACGGGCGATGGCCGCGGCCAGTCCATGCGCGAGATCGCCGGCGCGGAACTCGTCGACATATTTCATGGCGCGCTCCCTTCGGCGAACTCGGCTTCCGGATTCTCGCCCGCTTCTCGCATCAGGGCGAGCGTGCGATCGGCCTCTTCCGGCGACAATCGATGCAATGCGAACCCGACATGGACCAGTACGAAGTCGCCGACCGAAACCTCGTCGAGCAGCGCGACGGAGATTTCCTTCTTTACCGGCCCAAGGGCGACGACCGCCATCTCGCGGCTCTCGTCGATCGATACGATCTCGGCGGGCAATGCCAGGCACATGTGTCAAACTCCCTATAGTGCCGCTGCCTTGACCTCGCCATTGGGGAAGGCGAGCGTGCGCGCGGCCTGCAGCCACGCGATCCACGCCGCCATGCCCGTCCCGGTCCTGGCCGAGACCTCGATGACCTTGATCCGCGGGTTGACCTTGCGGGCGTTGGCTACGCAGGCCTTGGCGTCGAAATCGAGATGCGGCAGCAGATCGACCTTCGACAGCAGCATCAGGTCGGCGGATGCGAACATGTCGGGATATTTCAGCGGCTTGTCCTCGCCCTCGGTCACGGACAGCACGACGACGCGGTGCGCTTCCCCGAGACCGAAGGCCGCCGGACAAACCAGATTGCCGACGTTTTCGATGAACAGCACCGTCCCATCCGCGGGCCGCAAGGTCTCGACAGCATGGCCGATCATATGGGCGTCGAGATGACAGCCTTTGCCAGTGTTGATCTGAAGTGCCGGAACGCCCGTTGCGCGGATGCGCTCGGCATCGTTACTGGTCTGCTGGTCGCCTTCGATCACGGCGACCGGCGCCTGAGCCTTGAGCAGTTCGAGCGTGGCGACGAGCAGCGTGGTTTTGCCTGAGCCCGGACTGGAAACGACATTGAGGGCCAGGATGCCGCCGGCGTCGAAGCGAGCCCGGTTGGCGGCGGCATAGGCATCGTTCTTCGCCAGGATATCCTGCTCGATTTGCACCATACGGGTCTGGCTGAGACCGGGCGCATGGGCGCGGGCCGGGCTGGCGCCGAAATCGATCACCGCGGCCCCGTGATGGTGATGCTGATGTTCGTGATGATGATGATCATCATCATGATGAGGACCATCGTGATGGTGATGCCCGTGACCATCATCGTGGCCTTGGCCATGATGATGCTCGTGGTGATCGCCATGATGATGGCGCCCATCATGGTGCTCGTGGCTATGCACGGTCCCATCGGCATGGGTGTGCTGGTGAGGCCTGGCCTTCGCCGCGCCTTCGATGGTGGTTTCGCCCGTCGCGCATCCGCAAACTGTACACATCAGTCGACCTCCAGCTCCTTGATCCTCAGTTCATCCCCCGAGGTCATCTGCAATTGATGGCCGCCGCATTCGGGGCAGGCGTCGAAACGCCTGGCGACCGCCACACTCTTGCAGCACTGCAGACACCAGGCCTGTGCGGGGCTCGTTTCGATTTCCAGCCGCGCGCCGTCCGCCAGCGTTCCCTTGACGACGACGTCGAACGAAAATCGCAGCGATTGCTCCTCGACGCTGGCCAGCGGGCCGATTTCCAGCCAGACGGTCCTGACGCGCGTGTAATGCTGCCGGCGGGCCTGCTCCTGCAGCGTGGTCAGAATGCTTTCGGCCAGCGCCATCTCGTGCATCAGTGCACCGCAAGACTGTATTCGACGCAAGGGTCGAATGCCGTAATCATCAGGTCCGCCAGGCCGCGCGCATCGCTGCGCCCGCTGCCCGCGATCAACGCCAAGGCCCGCGCCGCAGCACCCTCGGGGTGGAAGTTCCATTCGGTCGGGGCCACTATCAGATAGCGCTCCACTACACCGTGCTGGATCTCTATGCCGTGGATCAGCCGGCCGCGCGCGGCTTCGCTGCGAGCAATGCCGATGCCGGCCCGGCATGCTCCAACCGCGTCGTCGCCTTCGCTCCCCGCCTCGATAAGGGCCGTCATCCGATCCGGCAGGCCCGCAAGTTCGACGAGGCGCGCGACGAGACGCGCGCCGATGCCATGCCCGCGCCCGTCGCCAAGCGCCTGGATCAGCGGATGCCGGACCTGCCGCGACAGCGCCGTGGTTTCCCGTGGGCGCCCCTCCCAGGTCGGCAGCGCGATGAACCGTTCGGCGCCTTCGCCAAACAACATATCGGTGAGCTCCGCGTCATTGATATCCGGTACGGCATCAATGGAAACGGAGCCGATCTGCAAGGCATCGGAGCGCAGGGTCCGTTGCAACAGAAGCTGGGTGGGCAGCATACCCGCCTGCGCCCAGCCTTCGAGATCCGCCAACGTGCTCCGCGCGAGCCAGGTCTCCGCCGGTTCGCCGAACACAGCTGCCTCCAGCAGATCGCAGAGATCGTCGACTGCGCTTTCGACCCCTGCGATATCGCAGGTGGTCATGCTGCCGGGCTCAAACACCCTTCCGCCACTCGTCAACGCCCGCCGGAACCTTTGGTCGAGCCCCATCACCCGGCCCAACATTGCTGGATCGGTCGTCATCGCCATGCAGCGCGGCCAATCCATCACAACCCGCAACAGA
The sequence above is drawn from the Bradyrhizobium sediminis genome and encodes:
- the hypB gene encoding hydrogenase nickel incorporation protein HypB → MCTVCGCATGETTIEGAAKARPHQHTHADGTVHSHEHHDGRHHHGDHHEHHHGQGHDDGHGHHHHDGPHHDDDHHHHEHQHHHHGAAVIDFGASPARAHAPGLSQTRMVQIEQDILAKNDAYAAANRARFDAGGILALNVVSSPGSGKTTLLVATLELLKAQAPVAVIEGDQQTSNDAERIRATGVPALQINTGKGCHLDAHMIGHAVETLRPADGTVLFIENVGNLVCPAAFGLGEAHRVVVLSVTEGEDKPLKYPDMFASADLMLLSKVDLLPHLDFDAKACVANARKVNPRIKVIEVSARTGTGMAAWIAWLQAARTLAFPNGEVKAAAL
- the hypA gene encoding hydrogenase maturation nickel metallochaperone HypA — encoded protein: MHEMALAESILTTLQEQARRQHYTRVRTVWLEIGPLASVEEQSLRFSFDVVVKGTLADGARLEIETSPAQAWCLQCCKSVAVARRFDACPECGGHQLQMTSGDELRIKELEVD
- the hypE gene encoding hydrogenase expression/formation protein HypE, yielding MTAHDARFVGGAVPLSGSVDMMHGSGGRATAELVQALFVRHFDNPMLRAGNDQAAFQPPAGRLVISTDGHVVSPIFFPGGDIGSLAVHGTINDVAMAGARPLYLSAAFILEQGFPLADLERIVVSMAAASRLAGVSIVTGDTKVVERGKGDGVFITTTGVGVIPEGVDVSGDKARPGDVILLNGSIGDHGVAILSKRENLAFETEIVSDSAALHGLVADMVAAVPGIRVLRDPTRGGLASTLNEIAQQSRVGLRLDEAAIPMKADVRAACELLGLDPLYIANEGKLIAICAPADADRLLAVMRAHPLGQEAAKIGEAVADDLAFVQMRTAFGGERIVDWLAGEQLPRIC
- a CDS encoding nickel-dependent hydrogenase large subunit yields the protein MTIAGRLDIDLTCRSGSSASARIASRRPHGVTRMFRGRRPAEVTSLVPLVFSVCGMAQGTAAATACERALGIATSSETRRIRDILMLAETAREHLLRVVMDWPRCMAMTTDPAMLGRVMGLDQRFRRALTSGGRVFEPGSMTTCDIAGVESAVDDLCDLLEAAVFGEPAETWLARSTLADLEGWAQAGMLPTQLLLQRTLRSDALQIGSVSIDAVPDINDAELTDMLFGEGAERFIALPTWEGRPRETTALSRQVRHPLIQALGDGRGHGIGARLVARLVELAGLPDRMTALIEAGSEGDDAVGACRAGIGIARSEAARGRLIHGIEIQHGVVERYLIVAPTEWNFHPEGAAARALALIAGSGRSDARGLADLMITAFDPCVEYSLAVH
- the hypD gene encoding hydrogenase formation protein HypD, with product MKYVDEFRAGDLAHGLAAAIAREADPSHTYNVMEFCGGHTHAIFRYGVQDLMPANLRFVHGPGCPVCVLPIGRVDNALELAGDPRVTLCTYGDMMRVPATGRRSLLKAKAEGADVRMIYSTQDALRIAVENPDREVVLFAIGFETTTPPTAVVLKQAAAAGLKNFSVFCNHVLTPAAITHILESPEVREIGTVAIDGFLGPSHVSSVIGSQPYEFFAQEYQRPVVIAGFEPLDVMQATLMIIRQLNDGRHEVENQYARVVTREGNRKAQALVAEVFELRSSFEWRGLGLVPYSALRIRPQFAAFDAELRFGVETKPARDAKSCECPSILRGAKKPTDCKLFGTVCTPESPIGSCMVSSEGACAAYWSYGRFRQQARPAARSTEAAA
- a CDS encoding HypC/HybG/HupF family hydrogenase formation chaperone, translated to MCLALPAEIVSIDESREMAVVALGPVKKEISVALLDEVSVGDFVLVHVGFALHRLSPEEADRTLALMREAGENPEAEFAEGSAP
- a CDS encoding enoyl-CoA hydratase-related protein, with translation MRILLLTHAFNSLAQRLFVELRERGHDVTVELDINDAVTREAVELAGPDLVIAPFLKRAIAESVWRRVPCFIVHPGIRGDRGPSSLDWAILESETSWGVTVLQAEAEMDAGPVWASCEFPMRDVAKSSLYRDEVTEAAVAAVLEAVDRFAKGGFAPERVAPAAAGVRGRQRPAMSQVDRAIDWSSDTTARVLAKIRSGDGNPGVRDRMFDRIVHLYNGKAATGLAGPPGSVVAWSGPAIARATINGAVWIGHLREPAGEHPFKLPATHVLAREVAGLPVVPVDAPTGFGEIAYREAGAVGMLHFDFYNGAMGTEATRRLLAAYRMATRRPTKVIVLLGGTEFWSNGMDLNLIEAARSPADESWANINALDDLAEAIVRTRNQLTVAALGGNAGAGGVFLARTADLVWLRDGVVLNPHYKDMGNLFGSELWTYLLPRRAGLAAARNVTEARLPVGAAEAVALGLADDSIAGARASFTRSVMGRAEALVDEPDWSARIAGKVRLRDADEADKPLALYRAEELEHMRRNFYGFDPSYHVARSNFVRKVAKSRTPITIARHRDRRCLFPRRMAS